The Streptomyces halobius genomic interval GTCGAAAACGGCGAGCAGCCATGCCGGCAACCGCCGAGCGCAGCGTCGGCCTCGGGGGCGCCCGGCAGTTCGTTCAACTCGGCCTCCTGCGCCCGCGGTTCCCTCAGCCCGGCCGGCCATGCTGCCCCTCGGGTCAACGGTGCCGGAGACGCCGGCGCCGTAGAGTGGCGATCATGACAGCTGAGAGGGATCTGCGGGCGTTGCTGAGCGGGATGCGGCCCGAGCTCCATGAGGGACGCTATGTGTTCACGACCGTGTCCGGCGAGGTCCCCGAAGGGCTGACGCCCGTGGTCACCGTCGCCGAGCAGGAGGGGCGCACGCTCGTCGTCCGCCAGGAGGACGCGGACCGGGCGGGCCTGGCGTACGACTACGTGGCCGGCTGGATCACGCTGCGGGTGCACTCCGCGCTGGACGCCGTCGGACTGACTGCCGCCGTCGCCACCGAACTCGCCGCCGCGGGGCTCAGCTGCAATGTCGTCGCCGGTTTCCACCACGATCACCTCTTCGTGCCGTACGACGCGGCCGGCGAAGCGCTCCGCCGGCTGACCGCGCTCGCCGCCAGAACCTGATCATGCGGGGCCATCATGGGGGAAGGCCCGCCCCGTCGGCCTGCTCGACGGGGCGCGCGGGTCGATGATGCCGATGTCCGCGCGCCGCGAGCGCGGCCCGGCCACGTACGATGGCGACATGTCCTTTCTCCGCCGCCGCAGCGCAGCCACGCCCGCCGGGCCTGACTTCGACGTCCTCGCCATGGACCCCGGTGACTGGCCGGGCAACCTCGGAGCCGGGCTGCTGCCCGCGCCCGACGGCAGCTGCCAGGGCGTTTTCCTCCGCTACGACCTGTTCGGCGGCCGCGGCCCCGCGATGATCATCGGCAATCTGCCGGAGGGCTCCCCGGCCCGGGAGCTCGACGAGGGCCAGGTGCCGTTCGAGGTCGCGCAGCTCCTGGAGGCGCTCGACAACGACGAGCCGGTGGTGGTGGTCGAGAGCGAGGACACCCCTGTGATGCACGAGGACAACCTGCTGATCGTGAAGCGCATCAAGTGTTCCGAGAGCCGTATCTCCTGCGTCCAGTTCGACCGCAGTGACGGGGTGCTGGTCACCATCGCCAGCTGGGACCGGCCGATCACCGACGATCTGTACGCCCTGCTCAAGCCGCTG includes:
- a CDS encoding ACT domain-containing protein, translated to MTAERDLRALLSGMRPELHEGRYVFTTVSGEVPEGLTPVVTVAEQEGRTLVVRQEDADRAGLAYDYVAGWITLRVHSALDAVGLTAAVATELAAAGLSCNVVAGFHHDHLFVPYDAAGEALRRLTALAART